The nucleotide window ATTCTCTGCCGTTCACCAGAAGGAGAGGCTGCTCTGACCAAGACCTAAACACAGATGCATAGATGGCAACTTGATGCTGGCTTAATTTAGCCGAACAGCAGTATTCATAGGCGCAGTTAGGCCTATGATGTCCCCTGCAACGGGTTTCTGACCGGACTGATAGGgccaatttctttctctttccttcctattCCCCCTCAAGCTCCAGGCTATTTCCTAAGCCAGAAACTCAACTAGCCTAAAACCACGGCTGAATCTCAGTCAGTTGTGAGATATATATCTCACGTTTTTGTGAGATATAGTTTCCACCCCCTCCGTGCTCTTGGCATTTTCCTCTCAGACCCTATCATTCGGCCAGTCTTCTCTATGAAATGCTAACCTGCAGCGCAGGGGACTGGTcaaggtcaaaggcacagaaatttGCTTTGTGGATGGAACATCTAAATGGTTGCACTCGGCACAGGAGGGACTGCAAACATATTTTTGATCTGAAgtagtttattcttttttaagtCAGGAAAGCCATGAACTGTGGGTTACTCTTTATTTGAGGAAGTGGACCCTGGCGTGGAGGGGGAAATAGGTGGTGAGGAAACTTCCCGATCACTCTTGCCCGTTTTGTGACGAGCAGAGAACTGGGGGAAAGGGGTTCATTactgaaaagaatacagtgtgttgaCTGGGGCCCTTTCCTCTTGCAGTAACGTATCGCAGCAGTCAAATTGACGAGCAGAAAAAGCTGCTGGCCCATGAAACTGTCAAGGAGCTCTCCTGCTACGGGGTCACGTCAGGTACAAGCATCTGCAAAGCTGAACACTAAAGCATTTATGACGACTCGTTTTTAGGTTCTAGACTGTCTTTAGAATGAGGAAGCTCTACtgggattattttctgtttttccaaacGAGATGCTAAAATCTGCCCGTGCAGAAGTGGGGCATGGTTGCTGATAACAGAGAGGCAAAGCACTGGAAACGCAGGTGTCCCTGGGTCAGGGATCTCAGGGACGTTACAGTAAACCCTGAGGATAAATTTCAAGTACACCTCTAAATGCCAACTCAGAAAAGATTTATTGCCAGGAATGGAAGTTTTTCTTTACTAACCTGCTTCCAAAATGAAGTGGAGGAGAAAAACATGTACAGCAAATTTTAAAATACCTAAGGAAAAAATACTCAAATATTCTCATGTATCAGGGTAGTCCAAGACATAACAAAATGCCCCTAGACTCTGGCAAAGGAAGTTACTTCCTTGAGCGACAGTTTTCTTATCATTAAATTAAGAGAGatttagtttaataaaattcAATGAATGAAATTCTGTAGTTCTAAAACATTTTCCGGATTTAACTGTCAAGGGGGTTTATTTAAGAGTCACCCACAGAAAATTCAAGAGTGACCTTGCTAGCCCAAGTACAGACACTGGAGTTCTGTGGCAACTGCGACCCAGGGAAACTGCACATATCGCTGTCCTTACTGGTCCTGACAGCTAGAAAATAAAGATTATTGCTGCTTGGTTTATTGACACTGGAGTTACCTAACAGCCCTAAAGAGTAAGGTGCAGAGTACAAGGGAGATTCTAAGCTCAGGGATCCGGGTGTTGGACTCCACCAGATCCCAAGCAAAATTCCCAGGCACTCCCTGAAACTTCTCTCTTTCTAGGTTCTGTCAGGAGCTGCTGTCCTTTGAACTGGAAACGTTTTCAGTCCAGTTGTTACTTTTTCTCTACGACCACCCTGACCTGGCCGTCAAGTTTAAAGAATTGCTCGGAAATGGGCGCTCACCTGGTGGTTATCAACACTCCGGAAGAGCAGGTAATTGGCGAACAGGCTCCTCTGTGTCGATGGGATGTCTTGCCGATCTTCCCACACCTGTGCATAAGGTTTGGCAGACAGCCACAGGTGTCTGCCAAAGGAGCAGGCTGAGATGGGTGCCGCTACCACTGTTTCGCCGCGTGGCATACTTTGGGCACGGCATTATGAGAACCTTTAATAGGCTGATTTACAAGAAGAGATTTGATATTAACCAGaatgggaagggggagaaggagctgacttttaaataatattttgttgatttatttaatGCTTTGTGTGAATGAGGGCAAACAACTACTACCCATTGTCTCCCGGCTCTGATTAATTTCTCATGATAAATAGATACCTCAGGTGGGCTGCCGTTAGCTATAGGCCAACTTTGAACGAATtccatggtggcgcacacctttcatcccagcactcgggaggcagaggcaggtggatctttgtgagtttgaggccagcctggtctacagagctagttccaggataggcaccaaagctagagagaaaccctgcatcaaacaacaacaacaaaacaaaaaagaaactccGTTTAGAGGTTAGAGGGGTTTTAtctatttaattatgtttttgcAATTtctcacaataaaaaaaattagcagaTGGCCTCCAGTAAGCTTACAGTGTTAAGAATGCTTATTGAGTGTGTAGTCTCAAGTCTGCTTCCCCTCTTCTGGAAACGCATCACTTTCAGTATCTCTTCAGAACCAAGCTAACTGATCGTGTCTTTTAGTATTATCGCTGTTATTGCCATTATTCTGTTTCTTCCTTAGGAATTCCTTTTTAAGACAAAACCCAAGAGGAAAGAGTTTTACATTGGACTGACAGACCAAGTGGTTGAGGGTCAGTGGCAGTGGGTGGACGACACGCCTTTCACAGAGTCCCTGAGG belongs to Microtus pennsylvanicus isolate mMicPen1 chromosome 8, mMicPen1.hap1, whole genome shotgun sequence and includes:
- the Clec4e gene encoding C-type lectin domain family 4 member E; translation: MYSPKSSASHHTERGCFRNSQVLPWTVAGVSILFLSVCFITRCAVTYRSSQIDEQKKLLAHETVKELSCYGVTSGSVRSCCPLNWKRFQSSCYFFSTTTLTWPSSLKNCSEMGAHLVVINTPEEQEFLFKTKPKRKEFYIGLTDQVVEGQWQWVDDTPFTESLSFWDAGEPNNIVYVEDCVTIRDSGNPRKNWNDIPCFYNMPWICEMPEINPLD